A single genomic interval of Bradyrhizobium japonicum USDA 6 harbors:
- a CDS encoding YdcF family protein: MATRFAAVGRKLAVTTLVLLALVAFSPIGNLLLYPLESRFPAWDPSRGAPDGIIVLGGSIDTDLSAAHRTPVVAHAADRMLAPAELARRYPNARIVFTGGSPNLVSTGAREADYTAPILESLGIPKERLILERDSRNTWENAIFTKQLVTPKPGERWLLVTSAFHMPRAMGMFRKAGFDVEAYPVDWRMGGRDGLFAFTRNGADGLGKTDVAVREWIGLLASRIMGRTGELLPGPGKD; encoded by the coding sequence ATGGCGACGCGGTTTGCTGCGGTCGGCCGCAAGCTTGCCGTGACCACGCTGGTGCTGCTGGCGCTGGTCGCGTTCTCGCCGATCGGCAATCTTCTGCTCTATCCGCTGGAGTCGCGTTTCCCTGCGTGGGACCCGTCGCGGGGCGCCCCCGACGGCATCATCGTGCTTGGCGGCTCGATCGACACCGATCTGTCGGCGGCGCATCGCACGCCCGTGGTTGCGCACGCGGCCGATCGCATGCTGGCGCCGGCCGAGCTCGCGCGGCGCTATCCGAACGCGCGTATCGTCTTCACCGGCGGCTCGCCGAACCTGGTCTCGACGGGGGCGAGGGAGGCCGACTACACCGCGCCGATCCTGGAAAGCCTGGGCATACCGAAGGAGCGCCTGATCCTCGAGCGCGACTCCCGCAACACCTGGGAGAACGCGATCTTCACAAAGCAGCTGGTGACGCCCAAGCCGGGCGAACGCTGGCTTCTGGTCACGTCGGCCTTCCACATGCCGCGCGCGATGGGGATGTTTCGCAAGGCCGGATTCGATGTCGAAGCTTATCCGGTGGATTGGCGGATGGGCGGGCGCGACGGGCTGTTTGCCTTCACCCGCAACGGGGCCGATGGTCTCGGCAAGACCGACGTCGCCGTGCGCGAATGGATCGGCCTTTTGGCGTCTCGCATCATGGGGCGGACCGGCGAGTTGCTTCCGGGACCGGGCAAGGACTAA
- a CDS encoding acetamidase/formamidase family protein, with amino-acid sequence MTHHHLHSSPETCHWGFFEAALKPALTVKSGDEVTVDTISGGPDMLPDRNKFHIPPEMFEVHARNERMLPGHILTGPIAVEGAEPGDVLAVEILDVQLRQDWGWNMIKPLSGTLPDDFHETRILNIPLDRSRMVGRMPWGLDLPLKPFFGVMGVSPPPAWGRISSLVPRAMGGNLDNKELGAGATLYLPVFVPGAMFSCGDGHGVQGDGEVCVTAIETALQGRFRLTLRKDLRFDYPRAETATHYMTMAMDPDLDQCAVRALRDMIVLLGETRNLSREDAYTLCSLAADLRVTQTVNGCKGIHCMIEKAIVHG; translated from the coding sequence ATGACCCATCACCACCTGCATTCAAGCCCCGAGACCTGCCATTGGGGCTTCTTCGAAGCCGCGCTCAAGCCCGCCCTCACCGTCAAAAGCGGCGATGAGGTGACGGTCGACACCATCAGCGGCGGGCCCGACATGCTGCCCGACCGCAACAAATTTCACATTCCGCCGGAGATGTTCGAGGTTCACGCCAGGAACGAGCGCATGCTGCCCGGCCACATCCTCACCGGCCCGATCGCAGTCGAGGGCGCCGAGCCCGGCGACGTGCTCGCAGTCGAGATCCTCGACGTCCAGCTCCGGCAGGATTGGGGCTGGAACATGATCAAGCCGCTGTCCGGCACCCTGCCCGACGATTTCCACGAGACGCGAATCCTGAACATCCCGCTCGACCGGTCGCGGATGGTCGGCCGCATGCCCTGGGGCCTCGATCTGCCGCTCAAGCCGTTCTTCGGCGTGATGGGCGTCTCGCCGCCGCCGGCCTGGGGCCGCATCTCCTCGCTCGTGCCGCGCGCGATGGGCGGCAATCTCGACAACAAGGAGCTCGGGGCCGGTGCGACGCTGTATTTGCCGGTATTCGTCCCGGGCGCGATGTTCTCCTGCGGCGACGGCCATGGCGTGCAAGGCGACGGCGAAGTCTGCGTCACCGCGATCGAGACCGCGCTCCAGGGCCGCTTCCGCCTGACGCTGCGCAAGGATCTCAGGTTCGACTATCCCCGCGCCGAAACGGCGACGCATTACATGACCATGGCGATGGACCCCGACCTCGACCAGTGCGCAGTGCGCGCGCTGCGCGACATGATCGTGCTGCTCGGCGAGACGCGAAACCTGTCGCGCGAGGACGCCTACACGCTGTGCAGCCTGGCCGCCGACCTGCGGGTGACGCAGACCGTCAACGGCTGCAAGGGCATCCATTGCATGATCGAAAAGGCGATCGTGCACGGCTAG
- a CDS encoding GcrA family cell cycle regulator translates to MPVLSPTSSPTASSPTASSPTWTNERIELLKQHFEAGLTCSEIAADIGVSRNAVIGKLSRLNLTRGRTSDERKLERSLAPRRGTRAVPRLQYEMLATIYGDTDTPVVAGPIDDANRCSLLELSENRCRWPISTPGADDFCFCGNTAPDGQPYCVGHSRLAYRPNSRARVMRG, encoded by the coding sequence ATGCCTGTTCTCTCACCAACTTCTTCGCCGACTGCTTCTTCACCGACTGCTTCTTCACCGACTTGGACCAACGAACGAATTGAACTTCTGAAGCAGCACTTCGAGGCCGGCCTCACCTGCAGCGAGATCGCTGCCGACATCGGCGTCAGCCGCAACGCGGTGATCGGCAAGCTGTCCCGGCTCAATCTCACGCGCGGCAGGACGAGCGACGAGCGCAAGCTCGAGCGGAGCCTCGCGCCGCGGCGCGGGACGCGAGCCGTACCGCGGCTGCAATATGAGATGCTCGCCACGATCTACGGGGACACCGACACACCTGTGGTCGCGGGTCCAATCGACGATGCCAACCGCTGCTCGCTGCTGGAGCTCTCGGAGAACCGCTGCCGCTGGCCGATCTCGACGCCGGGTGCGGACGACTTCTGCTTCTGCGGCAATACCGCGCCCGACGGCCAACCCTACTGCGTCGGCCACAGCCGCCTCGCCTACCGGCCGAACTCGCGCGCCCGTGTGATGCGCGGCTGA
- a CDS encoding porin, translating to MKVVKSLLLGTAAGLIAVGGAQAADLPVKAKAVEYVKICTLYGAGFYYIPGSDTCIKLGGYLRAEVALNAGGNYSGSYNSVSASNNRLTNYYSARAREDLNIDTRTATEYGVVRTYFDAVFTWTTDFTTGSGTTPGATVYSQLGSTGVSAPNNANAGNISGGTLGVYYAFIQFAGFTMGKAVSQFDAPWINYPGNNFDQLVGGSGTTNGVAQFTYTADFGQGVTAAFSAQDQTQAFQTNIWNTAGITTSGVLGGAYGSSDFGGTRSPDLVAMVRVDQAWGLFQASVAAHDNHVAYYGATEVTGHPEDKWGWAVQLALQIKNIPTGAGDVINISGVYTEGASRYNFQELAATSYSMFGGSGSAYQSIGFAGVSDAVFGPNGQLELTKTYGFRGAYTHNWSPYWNTALYGAWAAVNYSGTAKSMICGSAAFATLTGTCNPDFNIGQIGVITRWTPVKNLTFSADFTYSHLDQKYSGVITSPTLTSVAKPAATYELKDQDTYSLLLRAQRNW from the coding sequence ATGAAAGTGGTGAAGAGCCTTTTGCTCGGCACTGCGGCGGGTCTGATCGCCGTCGGTGGAGCCCAGGCGGCCGATCTTCCGGTCAAGGCCAAGGCGGTCGAGTACGTGAAGATCTGCACGCTCTACGGCGCGGGTTTCTACTACATCCCGGGCAGCGATACCTGCATCAAGCTCGGCGGCTATCTGCGTGCTGAAGTCGCGCTCAATGCCGGCGGCAACTACAGCGGCTCCTACAACAGTGTTTCCGCCTCGAATAACCGCCTGACCAACTACTACTCGGCGCGCGCCCGCGAAGACCTCAACATCGATACCCGTACCGCGACCGAGTACGGCGTGGTTCGTACTTATTTTGACGCCGTGTTCACCTGGACGACCGATTTCACGACGGGAAGCGGCACGACGCCGGGTGCGACCGTTTACTCACAACTCGGAAGCACCGGGGTGTCTGCGCCGAACAACGCAAACGCGGGCAATATCTCGGGCGGTACGCTCGGCGTCTACTACGCCTTCATCCAGTTCGCGGGCTTCACGATGGGTAAGGCCGTGTCGCAGTTCGACGCGCCCTGGATCAACTATCCCGGCAACAACTTCGACCAGCTCGTCGGCGGCAGCGGCACCACCAACGGCGTTGCCCAGTTCACCTACACCGCTGATTTCGGCCAGGGCGTGACGGCTGCGTTCTCGGCGCAGGATCAGACCCAGGCCTTCCAGACCAACATCTGGAACACCGCGGGCATAACCACCTCCGGCGTTCTCGGCGGCGCTTACGGTTCGAGCGACTTTGGCGGCACCCGGTCTCCCGACCTGGTCGCCATGGTCCGTGTCGACCAGGCCTGGGGCCTGTTCCAGGCGTCGGTGGCCGCGCACGACAACCACGTCGCCTACTACGGCGCGACGGAAGTCACCGGTCATCCGGAAGACAAGTGGGGTTGGGCCGTGCAGCTCGCTCTGCAGATCAAGAACATCCCGACCGGCGCCGGCGACGTGATCAACATCTCGGGCGTCTACACCGAAGGTGCGAGCCGCTACAACTTCCAGGAGCTGGCTGCGACCAGCTACTCGATGTTCGGCGGTTCGGGCAGCGCGTATCAGAGCATCGGCTTTGCCGGCGTGTCTGACGCGGTGTTCGGTCCCAACGGCCAGCTCGAGCTGACCAAGACCTACGGCTTCCGTGGTGCCTACACCCACAACTGGAGCCCGTACTGGAACACGGCGCTCTACGGCGCGTGGGCTGCGGTCAACTACAGCGGCACGGCCAAGTCCATGATCTGCGGCAGCGCCGCGTTCGCGACCCTGACCGGCACCTGCAACCCGGACTTCAACATCGGCCAGATCGGTGTCATCACCCGCTGGACGCCGGTGAAGAACCTGACCTTCTCGGCTGACTTCACCTACAGCCACCTCGACCAGAAGTACTCGGGCGTGATCACCAGCCCGACGCTCACGTCGGTTGCCAAGCCTGCGGCAACCTACGAGCTGAAGGACCAGGACACCTACAGCCTGCTGCTGCGCGCCCAGCGCAACTGGTAA